Proteins encoded together in one Salmo salar chromosome ssa08, Ssal_v3.1, whole genome shotgun sequence window:
- the LOC106610200 gene encoding U6 snRNA-associated Sm-like protein LSm6 — translation MSLRKQTPSDFLKQIIGRPVVVKLNSGVDYRGVLACLDGYMNIAVEQTEEYVNGQLKNKYGDAFLRGNNVLYISTQKRKM, via the exons ATGAGTCTCAGAAAGCAGACCCCCAGTGACTTTCTGAAGCAGATCATTGGCAGACCAGTTGTGGTCAAGCTCAACTCTGGAGTGGATTACAGAG GTGTCCTAGCCTGTCTGGATGGCTATATGAACATCGCAGTGGAGCAGACAGAGGAGTATGTCAACGGGCAGCTGAAGAACAAGTATGGTGACGCCTTCCTGAGAGGAAACAACG TGTTATACATCAGCACTCAGAAGAGGAAGATGTGA